The following DNA comes from Gopherus flavomarginatus isolate rGopFla2 chromosome 5, rGopFla2.mat.asm, whole genome shotgun sequence.
CCACAATTTCAGACCATGcttggtttgttttatttaagttattcctatttttaattgtaaatttttttctttaacaattGTTTTAGCTGTAAAGTTAATAGTTTATATGCATGAAACACAACTGAAGAGACTCTGATCTATGTCCTATGAGGTGCTGCTCCAAGTAACCTGTCATGAAATAATGTgaaaagaatttaaaatgaaaataaaataaatttctgttttgaattttcctaaactacattttccaaaaggttttcattttgaaaatgactTAAGTTGAAAGGGCATTTTCCAAAGGAAACTTTTCTTTGTAAAATTTTTCCCAACCGACTCGGTGCAGGAGGCCAAACTGTCTGGTCAGAGTGGGCCCTGCTGGCCTTTGAACCTGTGACTCCACCCCACGGTACCTAAAAGGGGCTAGTCCTTGTCCGAGTACAGGCGCATGCACTGCTTGTATTCCCTGTGTGTTTGAGCTGGGGGTCCTGCTCCAGCGGAGAGTGCTCTGGTCTGTCTCTGTGGGTTCAGAGTTGTCAGCACTGGGTtgtgcctgcccctccccacactaGTCATACGACTTTCCCACTGCCCTCTTTCCAGCAGACAGGGGCCTTTGTACCAAGCCCTCGGGCTCACTGACTGCACCTTGATggcttctcttctcttccccatcgGCAGGTTTTCCGGTTCGCAAACCCATCCTGATCTCTCAGCTGGAGCGAGGGGAGGAGCCGTGCATCCTACATCCCCCAGCCCCTGAGGACCAGGAGACCCGGAGGGATGTCCCAACAGGTGAGGGATGAATCAGCCAGCTTAAAAAGTAAAATCCTGGGATCCCAGCCATGAGCTCCCATGGCAGTGCCTCCGGGCTGAGTCTGCAGAGCCATGGGGTAGGCAGAGCTCAGCCACACAGCCAGGAGCTCCCACAGCTCCTCCCCAGGGTCAGATCCACTGAGCCATGGCGGAGTCAGAACCACAAATTCCTGGTTCCGCAAGCTGCACTCTGTCCAATTtgtgttctgccacagactccctgtgtgaccttgggcaagccacttagtcCCTGTGTGTgtcagttcccatctgtacactggggataacagccctgccctgcctcccaggcatGCATGTGGATAAACACATTAAGGATTGTGAGGTGCCTGCATACTATGGTGCTGGGGCCCGTCAATACCAGAGATAGACAGACACTATAATATAACCCATGTCTGTTAGAGCTGCACTGGGCCGTGTGGACTGCCTTGTTCTGGTTTTAACCAAGCTTGGTTTGGTTCAGATCCATGCAAGTGGAAACAGGTTAAGGGTAAACTGAAGTAGGCACCTCCAGGTGGCAGTTTGCCCTGGTTTCGATAACAGGGTTACTTTGGAGCTAGCTGTAGATTTTTTCCATCACAAAATGACGATTTGCCGAATTTGAAACGTTCCATGGAAACATCTCAGTTCTGACAGAATTTGGGCAGAaagcaggctggggactgacaaAAACCTGCCTGGTGTCTCGCCAGCTCGTCCCTCCCCAGTGCTTCAGCAGCTGCCCCTAGCCTGGGGTTTCTGAACTACAGAGGCACCAGGAGCCTGGAAGCACTGGGATATCCGGCTCCCAAGCTCCCAGGGCCATCAGCAGCTGGACGGGTGGCTGCCCCGGAGCCAGGGCTCCTAGGCGCTCCTGACTGCACGGCACCTGCCTAGATGGGCAGCCGGGGATCCCAGGgagcacatttcatttcacacCCACATTCCTACAGCTCGGTGTGTCCCAAACCAAGTATTGTGGGGTTCAACTTGTGGGGAACATTtccagtttttggttttttgtcccaatttgggacaaatttttttccaaaaactcGAATATTTTTTGTGAACTTTGAATTCCACTTTCCAGCCAGTGTTAGTTTAGATCCCTCTGCTGGCTTCCCCCTGCGCCTGGGGCCCGGCTGACGCACCACTTCTCTCTTGGTCCCCACAGGCACCggcagggggctgggcgctgAGGAGCTGGCTGTGCAGCACCACGGGGAGGCACAGGCACCTGTCAAAGCAGCTCCAATGCCAAAGGCCTCACCAAGGCGGCCCAAGAGGAAAGCGCCCCAGAGCCCTGGCCGGAAGAGAAAGAAACCCTCTCTGGATGGAGAAGAGCCAGCAGCCCCCTCTGAGGGTGGGaaacagcagctccccacctgtCCCACGTACATGCAACAGCCGCTTCCTTCTGTGCGCATGCAAAAGCCTTTCCTTCCTGTATGCAGGAAACAGCCACTGCCTGTtgtgcacagggaacagctgccCTCCACTCCTGGCAGGGAACAGccacctcctcccctcaccaGGGAAcagccgccccctcccctgagcagagaacagccaccccCTACCAAACTGCCTCACTTGCCATCCCTGTCTAAGTCCTGCAGCAAGAAGCCAGCAGAACAAGATTCCCCTCCTAGCAGTAGCCTGCCCCAGTCTAAGAGGTGCTACCAGTGTCCCTTGTGTAGTCAGAACTTCAGGCAGAGCTCAGACCTGCAGCGGCACCGGCgcatccacacgggagagaagccTTTCCACTGCCTGGTGTGCGAGAAGAGCTTCCGGCTGCAGTCCAACCTGGTCGTGCACCAGCGCAcccacaccggggagcggccctaccagtGCGGGGAGTGTGGCCGTGCCTTCTCGCAGAGCTCCAACCTCCTGACCCACAGCAAGATCCACCTGGGCCAGAAGCCCTATGCCTGCTTTGAGTGTGGCAAGAGCTTCCACCACAGCTCCAACCTCATCATCCACCAGCGCACCCACACTGGCGAGCGGCCCTACGAGTGCAGCGTCTGCGCCAAGCGCTTCAGCGACCGCTCCACCCTGGTGCAGCACCAGCGCCTCCACACAGGCGAGCGCCCCTACacctgctctgagtgtgggaagtGCTTCAGCCAGGCCTCACACCTGATCAAACATCGACGCACCCACGCAAGCCCCTGCACCAAGAATAGAGCTGCCCCCAGAAAAGCACCAGTCACAGCAGTAGAGAGAAACAGCCCCATAAATGGGGCAGCCACTGGGGAGGAGAGAGCTACCCCCACTCATGGGCTGAGTGAGAGGATTGCCACGCCCCAAAATGGAGCAGCTATAGGGGAGGAAGGAGCAGCCCTGAAAGATACACCCACCGTGGGGAAGGATAGAGCCACCCAGGAAGTAGGTTCAGAGCGGGAGAAGGACAAAGCAGCTCAGAAAGTTGCTTTGGCCACAAAGGAGATAGCCACCCCCAAACACTCGCTGGCTATGGGGATGGAGAGGGCAGCAACAAAGGACACGCTGGCCCCAGGGAAGGAAAGGGGGACCCCCACACCTGGGCTGGGTGAGTTGAGAGCTGCCCCCATGAACAGGCTGGGCACAGGAGAGGACAGAGCCACTCCAAAAGCTGTGCCAGCCATGGGGGGAAAGAGAGCACCGACTCCCGATGCACCAGCTGTGCATGAGGAGAGAGACTCCCTGAAAGATGCACTGAGGGCAGGGAAGGACAAAGCAGCAATAAATCACACATCAGCTGTGGAGAAGGGGAGAACCGCCCCCAAACTCGTGCTGGCCATGAGGCAGGGAAGAGCTGGCCCCAAACACACACTGGCCACGGAGAAGGGGGTAGCTGGCCCCAAACACACGCTGGCCACGGGGAAAGGGAGAGCCGTCCCTGAACATGCACTTGCCACGGGGAAAGGGATAGCCGGCCCTGAACATGCACTGGCCATGGGGCCGGGGAGAACTGGCCCCAAATACGCACTTACCATGGGGAAGTGGGGAGCCAGCCCCAAAAACACACTGGCCATGGGGAAAGGGGAAGCCAGCCCTAAATATGCACTTGCCAAAGGGAAGGGAAGAGCTGGCCCCAAACACACACTGgccatggggaaggggagagctggCCGCAAATACGCACTTGCCATGGGGAAAGAGGGAAATGCCTCCAAACATGCCCTGGGGAGGGCCGGCCACGAACACGCACTGGCCATGGGGAAGGGGCAAACTGGCCCCAATCACATACCAGGCACACGGGAGCGCAGACAGCAGGGGAACCCTCTCATGTCACTGCGTGATAGGGGCAGAGGTAGCTCACGGGGGGAACAGGCTGTGAGGAGCCCTGTCACTGCACGGTAGGGTCCGGGCTGGCTCCTTTGGACATGCATTCAGCTGATTTTTCACTGACTGGGTGTGAAACCTCATCAATGTGCAGGTGGGCAGTAATGCCAATGCCATAGGCTCACACTTAGGCAGCAGTGGAGAAGCTGGCCTGGCATGGGATGCACTAACAGCTCAGAGAGGAAAGGCAGCACAAAGGCACTTCTGGCACCGCAGAGAGTGGGCCCTCCACCCCCCGGGGGACTGGAGCTGGCAGAGCAAGTGGCTGGCACGTAAAATGCAAACCCAGACATCTCTCtctaggggcaggggcaggaggaggctgaaATCTTGGCAGGCAACAGGAAGGGAGAGTTTGATGAACTTTAAACTCTCGAATTGGACCCTGAGCTGAGGGAGTGTAAAAGAAGCCCTAGAAATCTCCCTCTTTGTGGAACTAAACTGAGAAGAAAGGTTCTGGTGTGACCAACTCTTGTGATCTGTGGTCTgtctcttaaagccccagctctgcttTTATATATAAATAGAAAATCTGTGTATAGCCCAATGACTGGGGAGAAAAATCAAGGAAACTCAGACCCTATTGGCTACAATGCCAGAGGGCAAATCACTCcatgttaatttattttattttattaaatctcatgattttttaaaactggTTTGTGATATTTTGGGTCTGAGACCACATTTCTTTGAAGGCTTGGGGCTTTTAGGGGAGGAGGGACTGATAAAGCCACAGGAGGCAATTTTAGAAGCCCTGTGAATGTATCCTCCAGGGTCCATTGCAACCCATATGCTGCATCCCAGGTGAGCCCTAATGGAGAAATGGATGAGATGTGGCAGCCCCATTCTCAAGGGGTAAATGCATTGTGAAGTCTTACACCTGCAGAACGCTGTTGGGATTTTTCTTGACAATTTGTTGTGGCCACAATCCATTGGAAGACGTTTTTTTAAAAATCGCCTAATttttaaatggacagtgcccctttTGTAGGTTTTTAGGTCAGAACAGTGTAACGGTGTGTTTCAGGAATGGCACGAACTGGCTCGCAGAGAAATATTTGCAGGGAAACTCAGAAACATCCCTTCCTCTGCCCTCTGGGGAGTTTCTTCAGTGGCTTGTCCCGCATGTCTTTTCCAGAGCCCTTTTGGGAGAAATTGAAACTGCTCTGGGATCTGCGCTTGGCAACTTCCCCCCAAATCAGGGATACACAGCCAGCATCTCACACACGCACACCAACATTCAAAAATCCTGTGCCTGtcctacacccccccccccatgagctTGAAAAAATAATCCATGTTGGGTTGTGTTTACCTTGGAGCATGTGATTATTCTGGAGAGGCGATTTCAATAATACACTGAGCCACCACATGCAATGAGGCATAAACTGACCGACCCTGTAGCCCAGTAGCCACACTTCCCTGAACTGACACCAATGAATCTAGCTGTTCAGATTAGCTCTTTTAGCTGCTGTTTATATCCCTCAGTCCACTTtgcaaatattatggagtgtgcAGCAGGCAGCTATGACcacaagaatattttcttcatttaggTCTAACCAGTCATAAAGGCAGCACCAGCACGCTTTTAATCTGTCAATTCTATGGTCAGTCTGCACCTGTTCAACTTATTGTTGAAGCTCTACTTGCTTCTGTCCGGGTTtcctgtgtaaggcttcatgagccacaggaCCAAGGGGtaccctgggtctcccaggatcactatgggcatttcaataTTCCCCACTGGAGTCTTCTAATCTGGAAAGAAAGGCCCTGCTTGGAGCTatctgtacaggccagtgttcctgaagatgtgtgcatcatgcaccttcccgaaccaccctgtgttgatgtcagtgaaatgctcaTAGTGAACTACAAGTGcctgcaataccatagagaagtaTCCCTTTCTACTGATATACTCCATCGCAAGATGGTCTGTGGGACAAAActgaatatgtgtgccatctttCACCCTGCcatagttagggaatcccatttcataaatcatagaatcataggactggaagggaactcgagaggcgatctagtccagtcccctgtacccctggcaggactaagtattatctagaccttctgcaaagccatctaatATTTCAagcacattgccaagagtcacagtccttcgtagcaggatgcaattaatggcctgCACACTTGTGTTAGTGCAGCCCCAGTGGTTGACTTCAGGGAGTCTGGAGTccagcagtctggagttgccagcttccacacagcgatcACCATGTGCTTCTCCACCAAAAGGGcagctggcatagcccagaggagagggTTTGGGtgcctgaaaggctggtggtgttagGGGGCTGACACCCACCCACCACAGGCAAGACTCCCTCTcactaggggtgtgtgtgtgtgggtaacAGGATGACTCAGACTCCTGGATTCCACAAGAACTGCCACAGCAGGGTTCCTGGGAGGCAGAGACACAATTCCCAGAGGGGAGGAGGACTTCTCAGGGGAAGCAGGTAGGTTCCCAGGGACAGAGTTCCTGGGGGTGTCAGGGTGCATAATGTCAGCAGTCTGACCTAGgagctggagcccagagtagagTCATAGtcacagtcaggaatcacaccaAGGGTCCCGGCCAGTCAGTAACTGGAGTTAGAGTGAGGAAGCATGGACAACGAGCAGGAGCCAGTCCAGAAGGCAGGAACTTGATCTCAGGGTTCTGCtcagcccagcagcagctgctcagaggAGCAATTTGGCAGGAGCAGGATGCCATATGCCCAGAGGATCTATGGCTAGTCAGCAGCATCTGCTGAATCAGTGGGAGCAGGCCCTGTCTGCGGGGGATCAGCCACAGTTTCCATGCTGAGCCTTGCCATGGGTGGCAGGGGCTtgagagctgcagggcctgagcAGGAACGGGTGGGGTTTCTGCAAGAACAGTTCTCGGGGAGAGGGGGGCTCAGGGGACTCCCAGGATGTGATTCCCAGAGGCCAGGCAGCAGGGTTCTGTGGGGAGGTGAGgcggttcccaggggttgggttgtgGGGAAAGGGGTGAGATTCCCAGaggctggcagcagggctggggagaggtgaAGGGGCTCCCAGAGGTGGGGTTTGTGGGCTGGGGGATAGGATTCCCAGAGGCCAGcaccagggctggggggaagtgagagggcactggtgggttgtggggaaagggtgggattcccagaggccagcagcagggctggggggaagtgAGAGGGCactggggggttgtggggagagggTGGGATTCCCAAaggccagcagcagggctggggggaaagtgagagggcactggggtgggggggttgtgggTAGAGGGTGGGATTCCCAGAggccaggcagcagggctggggggaagtgagagggcactggaggggttgtggggagggggtgggattcccagatgccagcagcagggctagGGGGAAGTGAGGAGGCATTggtggggttgtggggagggggtgggattcCCAGAggccaggcagcagggctggagcGGAAGTGAGGGCACTGggagggttgtggggagggggcgggattcccagaggccagcagcagggctggggaggaagtgagagggcactgggggggggtgtTGTGGGTAGGCGGTGGGATTCCCAGAGGCcagcagcagggttggggggaagtgagagggcactgggggggggctgTAAGGAGGGGCTGGGATTCCCAGAGGCCAGGCAGCAAGGCTAGGGGGAAAGtgagggggcactggtggggttgtggggagggggtggaattccCAGAGGCCAGGCAGCAAGGCTGGGAGGGAGTGAGCGGGCactgggggggttgtggggagggggcaggattcccagaggccagcagcagggctggggaggaagtgagagggcactggggggggggttgtggggagggggtggaattccCGGAGGCCAGGCAGCAGTGCTGGGGGAAgtgagggggcactgggggggctgtgaggaggggctgggatTCCCAGAGGCCAGGCAGCAAGGCTGGGGGGGAAGTGAGGGGGCTctgagggggttgtggggagggggcaggattcCCAGAGGCCAGgcagcaggactggggaaagtgagggggctctgggggggttgtggggagggggcgggattcCCAGAggccaggcagcagggctgggagggagtgagggggcactgggggggttgtggggagggggcaggattcCCAGAGGCCAGGCAGCAGTGCTGGGGGAAgtgagggggcactgggggggttgtggggagggggtggaattccCAGAGGCCAGGCAGCAAGGCTGGGGGAAGTGAGGGGACACTggtggggttgtggggagggggtgtgattcccagaggccaggcagcagggctgggggggaagtgagggggcactgggggggttgtggggagggggcaggattcCCAGAGGCCAGGCAGCAAGGCTGGGCGGGGTCTCTGGAAAGGGGAGGGCTCTGAATGGTCAGGTGTGTCAGGCCTGGATCACTGCCCCAGACCCTCTGCCCAAGCTCCCTCCCCACGTGCCCACCAGGAGGCAGCAGGCTCCAAGCCCAGCCCAACAGCGGAGAGGGAGGGTCCAGCAAGGGGCGCGTCTGCACCTCACCTCGCCCTCCCGTGAGCTCATTGGCTGTTAGGGTCGGGAGGCGGGGCTTATTCCGCCATGTTGTTCCGGGGCGGAAGGCGCCGGGGGCGGTCCGTTAATGGGCGGAGAGGCTGGCGCAGGGGCCATCTTTGTTGAGGGCAAGGCGGGCGGTTTGACCCCGCTGTGTCCGAGGAGCTGCCCGGTGAGACTCGGCCCTGCGGTACCTGCGGGGGGGCCTGGTGCCGGGCCGAGCGGGGCCAGGGGCGCCCCAGAGCACGTGGGGCCGGACGCTGCCGCGCGAGCCCCTGCGAGTGGGGGCCGGGGTGGCGGTACGGGGGGTGCAGAGGGTTGGAGGGTGCGGGGGCTGATACAAATATGGTGGGGgcgtgcaggggaggggggtgcataaatgtcggggggtgcagggggtgggatgCAGGTGGAGGGGGTGCATGGATTGGGagggtgcaggggatggggagtgtaGGGGTGGGGGATACAAATGGGGGGTGAAGGAGGTGGGATGCAGGTGGAGGGGGTGCATGGATTGGGagggtgcagggggtcagatgcAGCGGGTGGGGATGCAGGTGGGGGGGTGCATGGATTGGGagggtgcaggggatggggagtgcaggggtgggggatacAAATGTCGGGGGGTGAAGGGGGTGGGATGCAGGTGGAGGGGGTGCATGGATTGGGagggtgcagggggtcagatgcAGCGGGTGGGGATGCAGGTGGGGGGGTGCATGGATTGGGagggtgcaggggatggggagtgcaggggtgggggatacAAATgtcggggggtgcagggggtgggatgCAGGTGGAGGGGGTGCATGGATTGGGagggtgcagggggtcagatgcagggggtggggatgcaggTGGGGGGATGCATGGGCTGTATACACTGTTTCCTTGGCTCCCTCCAACAGAAGGGGAAAGGTCAGAGCCTGGGCCTGCCCCTACCCTGCAGGGTGTGGGAAATTCCCTATGTGCCTTCTGCAAACCCATcccgggactcccagccacagaaGCCTgttggtggggagctgcctagcCTGGGCCTTTGTTCCTTGGCTGGGTGGCTGGAGCGTGGCCGCTGCACCTGGACTCAGTGCGCATGGTGACTCCAAGTTCAAATATTTCAGCACGAGCGAAAGGTGGAAAAACCACTCGGCCCAATTCATGGCTATTGTGAGAAAGTTTGCGAATGTGGCGAATTGAGACAGAGCTGCAGAAATTGCAAAGAACAAGCGAGTGGGCCAACCGAGATCTCAGGCGGGGAGCCTTTTTGCTGAGTGCAGTGGAAAGAAGAAGGAGAGGCCCAGAACGGACTGACTTTGGCTAAACATCTGTGAGTGTTAGACTCAGATTCTGAGGATGAAGGTACTGATATTGCTGCATTGCCAAGTACATCAGAAGGAAGCTGGATCCAGGTCAGCCAAAGACAAAGAGCAGGAAGTATTATGTTGTTTTCAATCATAAATGGTTTTGTAACAAAAACAACTCCAGAACTTAAACAAAAGAGAGACTGGAAaattgctaattttttttaaagctgtaatATTCCCTTTTCTGTTATTGAACATCCAACTTTTCAAGCAATGAGCAGCGGCCTATGGCCAGGCAATCAAGACCCAGTCAAAAGCAGGTAGCAGGTAAACAGTGAAATGAAGTTACTGATGGCTTGAGGGGTGGAAGCATGCAACACATTACATGGAAAAGCACTTACGTTATGGCTGGCGTAATGTGCACAACCAGTGATTGCTAACTGTATGCAAACAGGGAAGACTGTGCTTCGTGCATCAGTGGTTGATACTGGATGGAATGAGAAGACAGGACTGGACAGGACAGTACTATGCTACCCTGGCAAGAGAAGCCAAGGCATTAGCAAATGAACTGTACGGTTGCATTGTGAAGAGCTACATGACAGAAAACAAGAGAAAGATGCAAAGTCTGACGAGTGATTTGGAAAAAGATGACGGCACTTGGGTAATGTATGGATGTGCATCATATTGACTCAATCTACTTGGACAAGAACGTAAACTAAGTGCTTTGATGAAATGTTGTAGATTGCCAAAATACTTTTGGCAATTGTGTGCAGCCTGGAACTTGGCTAAAAGAATGCCAAATCCCCAGTGACACGATGGAACAATCAGATAACATGCCTGGAAATGTATGTTAAAGTCGGCCATATTATGtcaggatgatttagttggggattggtcctgctttgagcagggggttggactagatgacctcctgaggtcccttccaaccctggtattctatgattctaggattgTGAGAAATTGTGAGGCAGAATTTGAAGATAGAGCAATCAGTATAATTAATACTCAAGGAATTTTCCAAGAAGCAAAGAACTTGATCACTCAGTTGAAACCAGTTGCTGTGGCACTTGACTCGCTCCAAAAGGACACACATCAACAGTTGCTGTTACAGATGAAGTATGGTTGGATCTGCAGATAAATGAAGATCTTGCACCACATAAAGCAAAAGTACAAAAGAGAGGTCATGAGGCAATTACTCCTGTACACATGTTGATCAACCATACGCAGGAAAAAAAATCGTCAGCTGAACAAGAATATATTGCAAGGCAGTGAGTGCTTGGCAAAAATTCAGATGTTGTGCCATATTTACTTGCCTTTAAAGCAGAAGAATCTCTTGATTCAAAAATCTGCGTTTTTCATCTGCTATGAAGAAAAAGGATGGAAAAATCTGAAGGCTGCTGATAGTCCATCTAACTTCATAGAACTGGTGGTGCAATTGCATCAGTGCCCAGAAAGTGCAGGAAGCATAGAATGAATTTGAAACTTTGGATACATCCATTCATAACTGAGGAATAGGCTCGGTCTATCCGCTGCGTCAAAGTTGGTCTCCTGCTGCAGAATGCTGCATGGCCAAATGGACCCAGACCGGCAGCCTGTAACTCTGCATGCTTCTGATTGCATAATGTGTCAAGCTAGCACCTCTGCATTACTGTCGCTTTCATATCatcaagtgtttttaattatttgtataaTATTCAAAACCGAAATGAGTCATGACCTGTATGATTTCCTTGAAGAAAACACCAAACCAAATCGGACACAGGCATTCTGACATTCCTAATTACATACATTTGTATTATGCCCTGtgcagttttactttttatttgtacAACCCTAAATTAATCACTGAATCTATTGCCTTATGGAACCATAATTTGAATATGTAAATAAACCAAGTATAAAGTGGTATGCATTACTGAAACGGTGTTTAAAATGCCTTAAATTGGGACTAATTAGTTTTTCTCAGGGAGATAAAAACCACGATTTTACctggtaaaaaaacccacctctgaTAAATACCATGCTATCCCTGGTGTGcatgggggtggaggaagggatgGGTGAGTGTACATAGCaatgatgggggggagggggtggagagatgGGATAGCAGGGGTGCAGGCTggaattgaggggcactggcagagctgtgggaggggtggggattgTGTGAGTGAGAGTGCATGGGGttgaatggggggagggataggagGGGTGGCTGTTCTTG
Coding sequences within:
- the LOC127052745 gene encoding uncharacterized protein LOC127052745, with amino-acid sequence MAAEQGADGALDLQFQIHVEQSVCPTGLTEQQASAGPEPDVGLERSGRLPIVVQSGTIGELLRWVAPQQARYASQKEMLQHWEDVWQEVLQALRILPEVRPAPACALRPGESELPPPPGVVPAPTCARGCENPASQGARESPRGLEQAGIEPQEETAPCREEQLSATQTPAKIKPTPAPAWRTLELPQLAPEDDIEAYLATFEQVADACQWPRGEWTTRLELYLTGKAQLAYGSLDITETSDYGKVKATILGRYGISSETHRRRFRGFCYQEAEGPREAYSHLRELCHRWLEPQSRTKEQILELLILEQFLTILPEEMQSWVWERGPETGAQAVALAEGFQLGQPDAEWPGLQVPVQFEDVAVTLSEAEWLLLDEEKQQLYRDIMYENYQSISSLGFPVRKPILISQLERGEEPCILHPPAPEDQETRRDVPTGTGRGLGAEELAVQHHGEAQAPVKAAPMPKASPRRPKRKAPQSPGRKRKKPSLDGEEPAAPSEGGKQQLPTCPTYMQQPLPSVRMQKPFLPVCRKQPLPVVHREQLPSTPGREQPPPPLTREQPPPPLSREQPPPTKLPHLPSLSKSCSKKPAEQDSPPSSSLPQSKRCYQCPLCSQNFRQSSDLQRHRRIHTGEKPFHCLVCEKSFRLQSNLVVHQRTHTGERPYQCGECGRAFSQSSNLLTHSKIHLGQKPYACFECGKSFHHSSNLIIHQRTHTGERPYECSVCAKRFSDRSTLVQHQRLHTGERPYTCSECGKCFSQASHLIKHRRTHASPCTKNRAAPRKAPVTAVERNSPINGAATGEERATPTHGLSERIATPQNGAAIGEEGAALKDTPTVGKDRATQEVGSEREKDKAAQKVALATKEIATPKHSLAMGMERAATKDTLAPGKERGTPTPGLGELRAAPMNRLGTGEDRATPKAVPAMGGKRAPTPDAPAVHEERDSLKDALRAGKDKAAINHTSAVEKGRTAPKLVLAMRQGRAGPKHTLATEKGVAGPKHTLATGKGRAVPEHALATGKGIAGPEHALAMGPGRTGPKYALTMGKWGASPKNTLAMGKGEASPKYALAKGKGRAGPKHTLAMGKGRAGRKYALAMGKEGNASKHALGRAGHEHALAMGKGQTGPNHIPGTRERRQQGNPLMSLRDRGRGSSRGEQAVRSPVTAR